The Halobacillus amylolyticus nucleotide sequence GCGCAACCGCATTTACTCGAATACCTTTATCTGCAATATTTTGGGACAGGGCTCTGGTGAAACCTACAATAGCCCCTTTAGTAGCTGTGTAATCAATGAGTTGTTTGTTGCCTTCATAAGCCACAACAGACGTCGTGTTGATGATGGCATCCCCATCGTTTAATTGTGGCAATGCTGCTTTTGCTAAGTAAAAGAAGGAGTAAATGTTCGTTTTAAATGTATCGTCAAATTGTTCATTTGTAATATTCGTTAAACTTGTTTGCGGAAATTGAACACCGTGATTATTGACAAGAATATTTAACTTGCCAAAACTTTCTATCGTTTGATTGATAACGTGTTCACAATGGTCCGGTTTCCGAAGATCACCTGTTATGAGAAGACACTTGCGTCCAAGTTCTTCAATCCGTTTTTTCGTGCGGAACGCATCCTCGTTTTCATGCTCATAAAAGTATGGGATGACTAGATCAGCTCCCTCTTTCGCATAGGCAATCGCGACAGATGCACCAATTCCACTATCTCCTCCCGTAATAATGGCCACTTTGTTTTGTAATTTCTCACTGCCGTTATAATCGGGGTTTTCAATAATTGGCTTTGGATCCATAGCATTTTCAATCCCAGGTTGTTGGCCTTGATGTTGAGGCTTGAAGGTCAATGGCTGTTTTTTAGTTTCGTTGGTTTCCTTGTAGTAAGGGTACTTAGGGTACATAATTATTCCTCCAGTAAAAGTATCCCTTTACTTTCTCCTAAAATCCATTATTCATTCCTTCCAATTTCCAACTATGTAAAATCAATAGGAAATCCTATGTTAAACTAGAATTAATAGGAATCTATATAATTTTCATTTTATAAAAACCTTACTGAAAGGGGTGTCGTCTATTCTATGAGGTGGGACAAGTTGATTAGCAAAGAGCAAGCAGAAGATATTCCACAAGTGCCGAATGGGAAGCAGAATGAACCAACGATTAATGAGTTAGTTGAAGAATGGATTCACGTGTACAGTCATGACCTAAAATGGCTCGCCTACTCTTATGTGAAGGACCACTCCTTAGCCGAGGATTTAACTCAAGAGACATTCATTAAAGCCTACCAAAAGTATGCAACCTTCAAGCAGCAATCCAGTGTTAAAACCTGGCTCTATAAGATCACGATAAACTTATGTAAGGATCATCTCAAGAGTTCATACATAAAAAGAGTGATTAAGAAAAGTACAGAAGTTTTCCGAAGTATCCCTTCCCCACACGCCACACCAGAGGAGTATCTGGTTAATAAAAGTGAGGATGAAGAGCTTCTTGAACATGTTCTTAAATTGGATGACAAATATAGAGAAATGATTATTTTATATTATTTCGAGGAATTGGATGTAAAAGATATTGCCCATGTATTAAAAGTCAGTCCGAACACGGTTAAAACGAGACTGAGGCGGGCACGTCAGCTTCTGCAAGAACAGCTGACCTCAGAAGGGGGTTCACAAGATGAATGATTTATTAGATCGTCGATTAAAGAAAATGGATCATAATGTGAAATATCAAAAGGTTCCAATGAGAGAACGGGATATTGAGAGTATGATACATCAAGTCACTCATCACCCAGCGAAAAGGCCAGCAAAAAAATGGATGAAGCTCACTTTTCCCATGCCTGCTGTAGCCGTCATCGCTTTTCTTTGCTTCCAGGTAAGCAATCAACCTTCCGAGTCAACCACACATAAGTCTGTCCCACTCTCAGAGCGATCGTTAGTCACTGAGCATAAAGCACAGCAGACGAGCGGGTCGAGCACGAATGTCCAGTCAATCCAGCAAACGAGCAGCATGGATATCGCTGAACAGAAACAGAGCTCAACAATGGTTCGACAAACTTATGTCATGTTTGAAGACGACATGTTCGCTCAAACAGGAAACCGCGTGACAGAGACAGAGCTTAGCAAGGTAATTGGCACTGTGAAGACAAGTACAGCGCTAGAACAGCAAAGAAATAATGCCTTCTTCCCTGAAGCAGATATTTACAGCATTAAAGGAATGGATGCCTCAGAGAAAATTGCGATTCACAGCAGGCGCAGCACCGGCATCGGCTCAAGCTCAATTAGCCAACAAGGCTACTTCATCTTCGAGAAAAAAGAACCCTTACCAGCAGCCCAATAACCCCATTAACTTCCACCTCAGGTCATCCATAATTTGGATGACCTGAGGTGGAAGTTTTTCCCTATGGCTTTTCTATAAGACTATGATCAGCCAAATAAGCTTTAAGGTTATCTAGGGAAGCATAAATATCCTCTTTAATTTTGGGATTATAGAAGACAGCAGCAGGATGATACATTGGAAAAATGCTAAACTTCTCGTATGAAAGCTGATATTCGTCATCTTGAAACTTCTTGATCGGTGTTTCGATCACCTCACCAAGGACGTCTGCCAGCTTATCCCCCCGACCTGTTAAACGTTCGTAAGCGACTCCGCCTAAGGTAATAATGAGCGAAGGTGATAGTTTTTCAAGTTGATAATCTAAGATAGGCGCATGTGCTAAGACTTCCTTCTTATTAGGCTTACGGTTAGCTTTACGCTTCCCGCCCTTATTCGTTTTCACCCACTTATACGGGCGGCTCCGTACAGCACTCGTAATATAGATTTCCTCTCTTTTAAGTCCCACATAGGCTAGCTGCTTATCAAGTTCATCACCAGCCCTTCCAATAAAAGGTTGTCCCTCCACCGCCTCATTCTCACCGGGTGCCTCCCCTACAATAACAATCTCTGCATTTTCATTGCCTTGTCCGAGTACAAATCCTTCGACATCATAAGACTCCATTCGATCTCTAGCTTCGTCAAGCAGCCAATCCGGAAGTTCCATATATTCCACCTCCTTCCACCTCAGGTCATCCATAATTTGGATGACCTGAGGTGGAATTTTATTCTATTTTTAAGGTTTCCCTGTTATCGTGTGGTTTACACTTTATCGTACATCTGGGTTATTGTTTTCCAATTTCAGTGAAAGAGGGTATGATTTGTGTGGTAGATTTATTTAATAGAAGGAGTTCGATAGGTCATGAGAAAGATTGCTTCACTCATTGTCCGTGCTCATAAAATCTTGATCGCTTTTTGGATCGTGGCCGCCGTTGGTATGAGTTATTTTGCGATTCAGCTACCTTCATTATTAGCAGGGGACGGTTTTAGAACGGACGGAGAATATGAAAAAGTAGAAGACATTTTAAGTGAAACATTTGATTTCCCTTCTTCAACCCTTCTCGTTCTTTTTGAACAAGACCCTGACGAATCAAATGAAGAATTTCAATCCACCATCTCAACTAAACTAGCTGATATCGATGAGTTATCTGAGGTCTCAGCTATGCAATCACCACTTGATGATAAGTCGATGCGAAAGAAACATCTCGCCTATGCAACGATTAATTTTGACGATGAATCACTAGATATGTCGGAAGTTATTCAAAAGGTCAAAAACATTACAGAAACAAACGATAACATTACAATAACAGGAGCTCCCGTCATTTCTGAGGACATCAACAAAGCAAGCCAAAATGATTTAAAGCGCGCTGAACTCATCGGCCTGCCTTTTGCCCTGCTTATTCTGTTGATTGCCTTTGGAACAGTTGTTGCCTCTTTATTACCTCTCATTATTGGTGGTACAACAATCGTGATCGGCTTCGGCGTGCTGGCTCTCGTCGGAGGGGAAATGGATCTATCCATTTTCATCCTAAATATAGCCCCAATGATCGGACTTGCCTTAAGCATTGATTTTGCCCTGTTATTTATTAACCGCTATCGGGAAGAATTGCACAAGCAGGAAAAAGCCCCAGCTCTTATTACGACA carries:
- a CDS encoding SDR family oxidoreductase → MYPKYPYYKETNETKKQPLTFKPQHQGQQPGIENAMDPKPIIENPDYNGSEKLQNKVAIITGGDSGIGASVAIAYAKEGADLVIPYFYEHENEDAFRTKKRIEELGRKCLLITGDLRKPDHCEHVINQTIESFGKLNILVNNHGVQFPQTSLTNITNEQFDDTFKTNIYSFFYLAKAALPQLNDGDAIINTTSVVAYEGNKQLIDYTATKGAIVGFTRALSQNIADKGIRVNAVAPGPIWTPLIPASFPEKDVEKFGADTPMKKAGQPFELAPAYVYLSSDDSRYVTGQVIHVNGGKMVSS
- a CDS encoding sigma-70 family RNA polymerase sigma factor, yielding MISKEQAEDIPQVPNGKQNEPTINELVEEWIHVYSHDLKWLAYSYVKDHSLAEDLTQETFIKAYQKYATFKQQSSVKTWLYKITINLCKDHLKSSYIKRVIKKSTEVFRSIPSPHATPEEYLVNKSEDEELLEHVLKLDDKYREMIILYYFEELDVKDIAHVLKVSPNTVKTRLRRARQLLQEQLTSEGGSQDE
- a CDS encoding uracil-DNA glycosylase — encoded protein: MELPDWLLDEARDRMESYDVEGFVLGQGNENAEIVIVGEAPGENEAVEGQPFIGRAGDELDKQLAYVGLKREEIYITSAVRSRPYKWVKTNKGGKRKANRKPNKKEVLAHAPILDYQLEKLSPSLIITLGGVAYERLTGRGDKLADVLGEVIETPIKKFQDDEYQLSYEKFSIFPMYHPAAVFYNPKIKEDIYASLDNLKAYLADHSLIEKP